The following proteins are encoded in a genomic region of Cystobacter fuscus DSM 2262:
- a CDS encoding SRPBCC domain-containing protein yields the protein MATKRRGVQPIDAYLAGLENPAAKKTLGALRMQLRKLLPGAVETISYQMPTFKVDGNAVAGFAFFKTHCGYYPFSGGVVPALKEQLDGYTTSKSGVTFPPDKPLPAKLVKTLVQARLAEIAARGKKPSAVKKKATEKKALVTDRVTDSAVKEATGRDWKGWMRALDAAGAGELNHKQLVAHLAREVESTWWQQSIAVAYEQAHGKRVVGETAATGFQVGVVRTLPLRADELWERIATQAERWLGAGAKLTLEPGAGYEVPKRRGASGVRGEVRVVKPGQRIRMTWQPDGWKKPATLQLTLVPKARGASLHVHLEKLPDAKAREAMREHWSRVLEGLLRE from the coding sequence ATGGCGACGAAGCGTAGAGGTGTGCAGCCCATCGACGCATACCTGGCGGGACTGGAGAACCCGGCGGCGAAGAAGACGCTGGGGGCGCTGCGCATGCAGTTGCGCAAGCTGCTTCCGGGAGCGGTCGAGACCATCAGCTACCAGATGCCCACCTTCAAGGTGGACGGGAACGCCGTGGCCGGCTTCGCCTTCTTCAAGACCCACTGCGGCTACTACCCCTTCAGCGGCGGCGTGGTGCCGGCGCTGAAGGAGCAACTGGACGGCTACACCACGTCGAAGAGCGGCGTGACCTTCCCGCCCGACAAGCCGCTTCCGGCGAAGCTGGTGAAGACGTTGGTACAGGCACGGCTCGCGGAGATCGCCGCGCGCGGGAAGAAGCCCTCGGCCGTGAAGAAGAAGGCGACCGAGAAGAAGGCGCTCGTCACCGACCGCGTGACGGACAGCGCCGTGAAGGAGGCGACCGGGCGGGACTGGAAGGGGTGGATGCGCGCGCTGGACGCGGCGGGGGCGGGCGAGCTGAACCACAAGCAGCTCGTCGCGCACCTGGCCCGGGAGGTGGAGTCCACGTGGTGGCAGCAGTCCATTGCCGTGGCGTACGAGCAGGCCCACGGCAAGCGGGTCGTGGGCGAGACGGCGGCCACGGGCTTCCAGGTGGGCGTCGTGCGCACGCTGCCGCTGCGTGCCGATGAACTGTGGGAGCGGATTGCCACCCAGGCGGAGCGGTGGCTCGGTGCTGGCGCGAAGCTGACACTCGAGCCGGGAGCGGGCTACGAAGTTCCCAAGCGCCGTGGAGCCTCCGGCGTACGCGGCGAGGTCCGGGTGGTGAAGCCCGGGCAGCGCATCCGCATGACCTGGCAGCCAGATGGCTGGAAGAAACCCGCGACGCTGCAGCTCACCCTGGTGCCCAAGGCACGAGGCGCCTCCCTCCACGTGCACCTGGAGAAACTGCCGGACGCGAAGGCCCGCGAGGCGATGCGCGAGCACTGGTCCCGGGTGCTCGAAGGACTCCTTCGCGAGTAG
- a CDS encoding acylase, translating to MPTDSSSDCFVRSDASARPPRWPTLLLSLALVASTGCPDPEPKPPEPEPRYRATIRRTAHGIPHISASNLGGVGFGQGYAFAQDHACTLADQLIKIRGERARFFGAGPGDTHLSSDFAYHALDLLERGRAGLEAQPEDSRQFLEGFTAGHNHFLESTGATRLPCAGKPWLRPLGADEMVAYLINISLTASGYRLVDAIAAAQPPSPKGEQSVPPALPPREEAGLASNGWALGAERTANGRGMVLANPHFPWEGELRLWESHLTVPGQLDVYGVSLLGVPGVVIGFNQDVAWTHTFSSGSRFTAYLLKLVPGKPTTYVYEGQERQMTARTFTLPVLQPDGSLKDVSRTLYSSHHGPLLALPGLGWTGSVAVSYRDANLDNTSFFTQFLRMGRATSLQQFQEVFATVQGSPWVNTMAADREGNVWYTDASSTPNLSAEALTKWQQAVATPGSPQAALLAQGFVLLDGSTAVNEWVVEPGARSPGLVPFARVPQRSRRDFVFNANDSYWLANPAQPLEGFSPLHGFERVPQTARTRMNLVALTEVREGGASGADGRFTLEELRATVLDNRGMTAELLRAQVVQRCQGNPTGSARGQAVDLTQACAVLAAWNGRYDTSSVGAPLWRELMGIYGTAALQNAGTLFATAFSPAQPMETPNTLVPAPATGADPLLDKLAEAVLRLGDASIAVDAPLGQVQFTPRGGSRTALHGGVAVDGTMNVVSYRVLQSTLDGPTPRGTVINSTSGLTTDGYVINYGTSFLMAMHYTDSGLEAQALLTYGESEDPSHLNDQLQLFAQKQWRPILFSEQEIASSPVLETTTVTRD from the coding sequence ATGCCCACCGACTCCTCTTCGGACTGCTTCGTACGGTCTGACGCGTCCGCGCGTCCGCCTCGCTGGCCCACCCTTCTCCTGTCCCTGGCTCTGGTGGCCTCCACGGGCTGCCCGGATCCGGAGCCGAAGCCCCCCGAGCCCGAGCCCCGTTACCGGGCCACCATCCGCCGCACCGCCCACGGCATTCCCCATATCAGCGCCTCCAACCTCGGCGGCGTGGGCTTCGGTCAGGGATATGCCTTCGCCCAGGATCATGCCTGCACCCTGGCGGATCAGCTCATCAAGATTCGCGGCGAGCGCGCCCGCTTCTTCGGGGCTGGCCCCGGGGACACCCACCTCTCCAGCGACTTCGCCTACCACGCCCTGGATCTGCTCGAGCGCGGCCGGGCCGGCCTCGAGGCCCAGCCCGAGGACTCGCGTCAGTTCCTCGAAGGGTTCACCGCCGGCCACAACCACTTCCTGGAGAGCACCGGAGCCACTCGGTTGCCCTGCGCCGGGAAGCCCTGGCTGCGCCCCCTTGGCGCGGACGAGATGGTGGCCTATCTGATCAACATCTCGCTGACGGCCAGCGGCTACCGCCTCGTCGACGCCATCGCCGCGGCGCAGCCCCCCAGCCCCAAGGGCGAGCAGTCCGTACCGCCCGCGCTGCCACCGCGCGAGGAGGCGGGCCTCGCCAGCAATGGCTGGGCCCTGGGCGCCGAGCGCACGGCCAACGGGCGCGGCATGGTGCTGGCCAACCCGCACTTCCCCTGGGAGGGCGAGCTGCGGCTGTGGGAGAGCCACCTCACCGTGCCCGGCCAGCTCGACGTCTATGGCGTCTCCCTGCTCGGCGTGCCCGGTGTCGTCATCGGATTCAACCAGGACGTGGCCTGGACGCATACCTTCTCGTCCGGCTCGCGCTTCACGGCCTATCTGTTGAAGCTCGTGCCCGGCAAGCCCACCACGTATGTGTATGAGGGTCAGGAGCGGCAGATGACGGCCCGGACCTTCACCCTCCCGGTGCTGCAGCCCGATGGCTCGCTGAAGGACGTCTCCCGCACCCTCTACAGCAGCCACCATGGACCCCTGCTGGCCCTGCCCGGCCTGGGCTGGACCGGCTCCGTCGCCGTCAGCTACCGCGACGCCAACCTCGACAACACCTCCTTCTTCACCCAGTTCCTGCGCATGGGACGGGCCACCAGCCTCCAGCAGTTCCAGGAGGTCTTCGCCACCGTGCAGGGCAGCCCCTGGGTGAACACCATGGCCGCGGATCGCGAGGGGAACGTCTGGTACACGGATGCCTCGTCCACGCCCAACCTCAGCGCCGAGGCGTTGACGAAGTGGCAACAGGCCGTCGCCACGCCCGGCTCGCCGCAGGCCGCGCTGCTGGCCCAGGGCTTCGTGCTGCTCGACGGGAGCACCGCCGTCAACGAGTGGGTGGTGGAGCCCGGAGCGCGCAGCCCGGGGCTCGTTCCCTTCGCCCGGGTGCCGCAGCGGTCCCGCCGCGACTTCGTCTTCAACGCCAATGACAGCTATTGGCTGGCCAACCCCGCGCAGCCCCTGGAGGGCTTCTCCCCCCTGCACGGCTTCGAGCGCGTGCCCCAGACGGCCCGCACCCGGATGAACCTCGTCGCGCTCACCGAGGTGCGCGAGGGAGGCGCCTCCGGCGCCGATGGCCGGTTCACCCTCGAGGAGCTGCGGGCCACCGTCCTCGACAACCGCGGCATGACGGCCGAGTTGCTGCGCGCGCAGGTGGTCCAGCGCTGCCAGGGCAACCCCACGGGGAGCGCTCGGGGCCAGGCCGTGGACCTCACCCAGGCGTGTGCCGTGCTGGCGGCGTGGAATGGCCGCTACGACACGAGCAGCGTGGGCGCTCCCCTCTGGCGCGAGCTGATGGGCATCTACGGCACCGCGGCCCTGCAGAACGCGGGCACCCTCTTCGCCACGGCCTTCTCGCCCGCTCAGCCCATGGAGACGCCGAACACGCTCGTACCGGCGCCCGCGACGGGAGCGGATCCGCTGCTGGACAAGCTGGCCGAGGCCGTGCTGCGACTGGGGGATGCGAGCATCGCGGTGGATGCGCCGCTGGGCCAGGTGCAGTTCACCCCACGAGGTGGCTCGCGCACGGCCCTCCATGGTGGCGTCGCGGTGGATGGCACGATGAATGTCGTCAGCTACCGCGTCCTGCAGTCCACCCTGGACGGGCCGACACCGCGCGGCACGGTCATCAATTCCACGTCGGGCCTCACCACCGACGGCTACGTCATCAACTATGGGACGAGCTTCCTCATGGCCATGCACTACACCGACAGCGGCCTGGAGGCCCAGGCCCTGCTCACCTACGGCGAGTCCGAGGACCCGTCCCACCTCAACGACCAGCTCCAGCTCTTCGCCCAGAAGCAGTGGCGGCCCATCCTCTTCTCCGAGCAGGAGATCGCCAGCTCTCCGGTGCTCGAGACGACGACCGTCACCCGGGATTGA
- a CDS encoding amino acid ABC transporter ATP-binding protein produces MIKLENVNKWYGDYHALVDITEEVSRSEVVVVCGPSGSGKSTLIRTINRLEPIQKGRILLDGQDIYGQGVDVNALRSRIGFVFQQFNLFPHLTALENCTLAPTHLLKLPPKEAHELAMSLLNRVGLANKASAYPAQLSGGQQQRVAIARALAMNPPVMLFDEPTSALDPEMVGEVLQAMKGLARDGMTMVVVTHEMGFARDVCNRVLFMDQGRVLERATPERFFSRPEHPRAQKFLADVLSPWQGIPDTSP; encoded by the coding sequence ATGATCAAGCTCGAGAACGTCAACAAGTGGTACGGCGACTACCACGCCCTGGTCGACATCACCGAGGAGGTCTCCCGGAGCGAGGTGGTGGTCGTGTGCGGCCCCAGCGGCTCCGGCAAGTCCACGCTGATCCGCACGATCAACCGGCTGGAGCCGATCCAGAAGGGCCGCATCCTGCTGGACGGCCAGGACATCTACGGCCAGGGCGTCGACGTCAACGCGCTGCGCAGCCGCATCGGTTTCGTCTTCCAGCAGTTCAACCTGTTCCCCCACCTCACCGCGCTGGAGAACTGCACGCTGGCGCCGACCCACCTCCTCAAGCTCCCGCCGAAAGAAGCACACGAGCTGGCGATGTCGCTCTTGAACCGCGTCGGGCTCGCGAACAAGGCGTCCGCCTACCCCGCGCAGCTCTCCGGGGGACAGCAACAGCGGGTGGCGATCGCCCGGGCGCTCGCGATGAACCCGCCGGTGATGCTGTTCGACGAGCCCACCAGTGCGCTCGACCCCGAGATGGTCGGCGAGGTGTTGCAGGCGATGAAGGGGCTGGCGCGCGATGGCATGACCATGGTGGTCGTCACGCACGAGATGGGCTTCGCCCGGGACGTGTGCAACCGCGTGCTGTTCATGGACCAGGGCCGCGTCCTGGAGCGCGCCACGCCGGAGCGTTTCTTCAGCCGGCCGGAACACCCGCGCGCGCAGAAGTTCCTGGCCGACGTGCTGTCTCCCTGGCAGGGCATTCCCGACACGAGCCCCTGA
- a CDS encoding amino acid ABC transporter permease, producing MWEILQTYWLYYLIGQYPDGPLGGLSLTLALAALALVLALPVGIVLALCRLSPYRLLRWPVTAVVYVVRGTPLLMVVFWAYFLLPTLTGHTTDQFNTMLAALVIFDGAYLAEIIRAGIQGIPKGQMESARSLGFDYLRAMRLVILPQALRNMLPSLVNQFVSTIKETSLGYIISLGEVSFVATQINTQLLTRPAEVYLLLGLTYFVLCFSLSRFAFWLERRLAAGAAHPGTR from the coding sequence ATGTGGGAGATCCTCCAGACCTACTGGCTGTACTACTTGATCGGACAGTATCCGGACGGTCCGCTCGGGGGCCTCTCGCTGACGCTGGCCCTGGCCGCGCTCGCCCTGGTGCTCGCCTTGCCGGTCGGCATCGTGCTCGCGCTGTGCCGCCTCTCACCCTACCGCCTCCTGCGCTGGCCGGTGACCGCCGTGGTGTACGTGGTGCGCGGCACGCCGCTGCTGATGGTGGTGTTCTGGGCCTACTTCCTGCTGCCGACACTCACCGGGCACACGACCGACCAGTTCAACACCATGCTGGCGGCGCTGGTGATCTTCGACGGCGCCTACCTCGCGGAGATCATCCGCGCCGGCATCCAGGGCATCCCCAAGGGCCAGATGGAGAGCGCCCGCTCGCTCGGGTTCGACTACCTGCGGGCCATGCGGCTGGTGATCCTCCCGCAGGCGCTGCGCAACATGCTGCCCTCGCTGGTCAACCAGTTCGTGTCGACCATCAAGGAGACCTCGCTCGGCTACATCATCAGCCTCGGCGAGGTGTCCTTCGTCGCGACCCAGATCAACACCCAGCTGTTGACCCGGCCGGCCGAGGTCTATCTGTTGCTGGGGCTCACCTATTTCGTGCTGTGCTTCAGCCTGTCGCGCTTCGCCTTCTGGCTGGAGCGGCGGTTGGCCGCGGGCGCCGCACACCCGGGAACGCGATGA
- a CDS encoding amino acid ABC transporter permease, whose product MNSFDVSLLLSGQYHDWLVSGFALSIKLALITLVIALPLALLVAVLRLAPLAVLRAVGVVFVEAIRNVPLLAHMLFWYFGAPEVLPEPLKAWLYERDVEAASAVIALVLYTAAYMSEDIRSGIRSIPKEQMEASRALGFSFLGAMRLVILPQALRLTVPPLISQTLNLWKNTSIAMVIGVAELMYQAQQVESASFRGFESFAFATGAYLTISLAITGASAWYHHHHPVRSA is encoded by the coding sequence ATGAACTCATTCGATGTCTCGCTGCTGCTGTCCGGCCAGTACCACGACTGGCTCGTGAGCGGCTTCGCCCTCTCCATCAAGCTCGCGTTGATCACGCTGGTGATCGCCCTGCCCCTCGCGCTGCTCGTGGCGGTGCTGAGACTCGCGCCGCTCGCGGTGCTGCGGGCGGTGGGCGTGGTGTTCGTCGAGGCGATCCGCAACGTGCCGCTCCTGGCGCACATGCTGTTCTGGTACTTCGGCGCGCCGGAGGTGCTGCCAGAGCCGCTCAAGGCCTGGCTGTACGAGCGCGACGTCGAGGCCGCCAGCGCCGTGATCGCGCTGGTGCTGTACACCGCCGCCTATATGTCGGAGGACATCCGGAGCGGCATCCGCTCGATTCCCAAGGAACAGATGGAGGCCAGTCGCGCGCTCGGTTTCAGCTTCCTCGGCGCCATGCGGCTGGTGATCCTCCCGCAGGCGCTGCGCCTGACGGTGCCCCCGTTGATCAGCCAGACGCTCAACCTGTGGAAGAACACCAGCATCGCCATGGTGATCGGCGTCGCCGAACTGATGTACCAGGCCCAGCAGGTGGAGAGCGCCAGCTTCCGCGGCTTCGAGTCCTTTGCCTTCGCCACCGGGGCCTACCTGACGATCTCCCTCGCCATCACCGGGGCCTCCGCCTGGTACCACCATCACCATCCGGTGCGGAGCGCCTGA
- a CDS encoding ABC transporter substrate-binding protein produces the protein MMLKRLMLLVAGALSLVPLSPAHADQLQDIKKKGELACGVLGTDEPFSFIQDPASRALVGYDVDLCNAVAKSLGVKLTLKQLAVSARLPELQQGRVDLLAASLTHNKEREALIDFSLSTFITGQKVLVKKQSGITRLDQLAGKKVLTVKGSTMEQNIKKAVPTAVIISFDNSPQAFLALQQGKGVAYVNDETSLIDDFSKLGPVAKDYEILPHNLSTEHLALGLKKGEPAFREQVNKVLRDLEATGEAEKLFTRWFGPTTKMKFPSRPFKLETDKID, from the coding sequence ATGATGTTGAAGCGTTTGATGTTGCTGGTGGCAGGTGCCCTCTCGCTGGTTCCGTTGTCGCCGGCGCACGCCGACCAGTTGCAGGACATCAAGAAGAAGGGCGAGCTGGCTTGTGGCGTGCTCGGTACCGATGAGCCTTTCAGCTTCATCCAGGATCCCGCCAGCCGCGCGCTCGTCGGCTACGACGTGGACCTGTGCAACGCGGTGGCGAAGAGCCTGGGCGTGAAGCTCACCCTCAAGCAGCTGGCGGTGTCCGCGCGTCTCCCCGAGCTGCAGCAGGGCCGCGTCGATCTGCTGGCCGCCTCGCTCACCCACAACAAGGAGCGCGAGGCGCTGATCGACTTCTCGCTGTCCACCTTCATCACCGGTCAGAAGGTCCTGGTGAAGAAGCAGAGCGGCATCACCCGCCTGGACCAGCTCGCTGGCAAGAAGGTGCTGACGGTCAAGGGCTCCACCATGGAGCAGAACATCAAGAAGGCGGTGCCGACGGCCGTCATCATCTCCTTCGACAACAGCCCGCAGGCCTTCCTCGCGCTGCAGCAGGGCAAGGGCGTGGCCTACGTCAACGACGAGACCTCGCTGATCGACGACTTCTCCAAGCTGGGCCCCGTGGCCAAGGACTACGAAATCCTTCCCCACAACCTGTCCACCGAGCATCTCGCGCTGGGTCTGAAGAAGGGCGAGCCCGCGTTCCGGGAGCAGGTGAACAAGGTGCTGCGTGACCTGGAAGCCACGGGTGAGGCCGAGAAGCTGTTCACCCGGTGGTTCGGCCCGACCACCAAGATGAAGTTCCCGAGCCGCCCGTTCAAGCTCGAGACCGACAAGATCGACTGA
- a CDS encoding chloromuconate cycloisomerase YkfB1: MQLQREEEGLRPAELAERTGVTRDDRVAGRAGEGGPHPAPGPCRGRTHVGDVREGVEGGGGLSREMLDLEELHAPA, from the coding sequence ATGCAACTGCAGCGCGAGGAGGAGGGCCTGCGTCCCGCCGAGCTGGCCGAGCGCACGGGCGTCACCCGCGATGACCGGGTTGCTGGACGGGCTGGAGAAGGAGGGCCTCATCCTGCGCCGGGCCCATGCCGAGGACGGACGCATGTCGGTGACGTGCGCGAGGGCGTGGAAGGGGGCGGCGGCTTGTCCCGGGAGATGCTGGACCTCGAGGAACTCCACGCCCCCGCCTAG
- a CDS encoding CPCC family cysteine-rich protein: protein MRREQLVRLIAREVVARRPPHEKLSGLYEYWGWDEDSPDWWRLPSSVRQEMLQRPGSPPKLWRSTYDTFFEIAEEEARKLVRNEALLAEARELGVEVDRVEGAPASAEPCPCCGFRTFEWRGEYDVCPVCSWEDDGGEDAFDDGPEKLARFSSPNHMTRAEYRRQYERQREEALHSGDPERLHKYERFPR from the coding sequence GTGCGACGTGAACAGCTCGTTCGGCTCATTGCCCGGGAGGTGGTGGCTCGCCGCCCTCCGCACGAGAAGCTGTCGGGGCTGTACGAATACTGGGGCTGGGACGAGGACTCGCCAGACTGGTGGCGGCTGCCCTCGTCGGTCCGCCAGGAGATGCTCCAGCGCCCGGGCTCTCCGCCGAAGCTGTGGCGCTCGACCTATGACACCTTCTTCGAGATTGCCGAGGAAGAGGCACGCAAGCTGGTGCGCAACGAGGCGCTGCTCGCGGAGGCCAGGGAGCTGGGAGTCGAAGTAGACCGTGTCGAGGGGGCCCCCGCGTCCGCCGAGCCCTGCCCCTGCTGCGGCTTTCGCACGTTCGAGTGGCGTGGGGAGTACGACGTGTGTCCCGTCTGCTCGTGGGAGGATGACGGCGGTGAGGATGCCTTCGATGACGGGCCCGAGAAGCTGGCGCGCTTCAGCTCGCCCAACCACATGACTCGCGCGGAGTACCGGAGGCAGTACGAACGCCAGCGTGAGGAGGCTCTCCACTCCGGCGATCCCGAGCGCCTCCACAAGTACGAGCGCTTCCCACGGTAG
- a CDS encoding TetR/AcrR family transcriptional regulator — protein sequence MTRKTPTRPYHHGDLKRALLEASLELIREEGVDALTVAEVGRRVGVSSAAPYKHFADRQALLGALAKEGNRRLGEAMVAATQGSTDPHEAFRLSGVAYIRWAAENPALYRIATDPAHVDYTATSHDVDAPEALKGSMETFWPELAALVRSGAALPASHPLVQQLQGRALAQGMASLFVSGVFASLGITTADAERIARAVTGEDVPATPRRSHPPPRRGSSAT from the coding sequence ATGACTCGAAAGACGCCCACGCGCCCCTACCACCATGGGGACCTCAAGCGCGCCCTGCTGGAGGCGAGCCTCGAGCTCATCCGCGAGGAAGGCGTGGACGCGCTCACCGTGGCCGAGGTCGGCCGCCGCGTTGGCGTGTCCTCCGCGGCTCCCTACAAGCACTTCGCGGACCGCCAGGCGCTGTTGGGCGCGCTCGCCAAGGAGGGCAACCGGCGGCTCGGCGAGGCAATGGTCGCGGCGACACAGGGGAGCACCGATCCGCACGAGGCCTTCCGGCTCTCGGGCGTGGCCTACATCCGCTGGGCGGCGGAGAACCCGGCCCTCTACCGCATCGCGACGGATCCCGCGCACGTCGACTACACGGCGACGTCTCATGACGTCGATGCCCCGGAAGCCCTCAAGGGCTCCATGGAGACGTTCTGGCCGGAGCTGGCGGCCCTGGTGCGCTCGGGCGCCGCCCTCCCCGCCTCCCATCCCCTGGTTCAGCAACTGCAAGGCCGCGCCCTGGCTCAAGGCATGGCCAGCCTCTTCGTCAGTGGCGTCTTCGCTTCGCTCGGCATCACCACCGCGGACGCGGAGCGGATTGCACGGGCGGTGACGGGGGAGGACGTCCCAGCCACGCCGCGCCGGAGCCATCCCCCGCCGCGGAGGGGTTCCAGTGCGACGTGA
- a CDS encoding carotenoid oxygenase family protein, whose product MSSQNAVSPLLRSLSRPHGFEPLRVEGRLPEPLRGTLFRAGPGLFERFGASLSHAFEADGAITAVRFEGGGARGACRIVESAGYRAEEKAGRFLFNSAASWLDRMRAARAATAKTTGNTSTFWWQDRLFALMEGGLLQEMDPGTLDTLEATDLGVVTGAFSAHPHRVASLRTTFNFGVRYGPKMLIDLYALPDEGAPSKLGTVEAPWQAMLHDFIATERHLILFLGPVKLNLLRAMMGLADFTKLFQWKPELGARLIVVPLDDIQRPRTFELDAFWTWHFANAFEEEGGPCIDLCRYPEFSLDGIGETEEKGPPPLLTRLHLDLKTGRTRETKLFDTPCEFPQLHPRVHGARYGTLFAQTERQGADRKYPGITRIALDGGSGAEWAVPAGHVPSEPVLVPRGEAEDDAFVLDLVYDAKSDHSYVAVLDGQHLEDGPVATVHFDHPIPVTFHGGFAAAS is encoded by the coding sequence ATGAGCAGCCAGAACGCCGTGAGTCCTCTGCTGCGGTCCCTCTCGCGGCCCCACGGCTTCGAGCCGTTGCGGGTCGAGGGCCGGCTTCCCGAGCCGCTTCGGGGCACGCTCTTCCGCGCGGGACCGGGCCTCTTCGAGCGCTTCGGCGCGAGCCTCTCGCATGCGTTCGAGGCGGACGGAGCGATCACGGCGGTGCGTTTCGAGGGCGGTGGCGCGCGGGGCGCCTGCCGCATCGTCGAGAGCGCCGGCTACCGCGCGGAGGAGAAGGCGGGGCGGTTTCTCTTCAACTCGGCGGCCTCGTGGCTGGACCGCATGCGCGCCGCGCGCGCCGCCACGGCGAAGACGACGGGGAACACCTCGACCTTCTGGTGGCAGGACCGGCTCTTCGCGCTGATGGAGGGGGGACTGTTGCAGGAGATGGACCCGGGCACGCTGGACACGCTCGAGGCCACGGACCTGGGCGTGGTGACAGGCGCCTTCTCCGCGCACCCGCACCGCGTCGCCTCGCTGCGGACGACGTTCAACTTCGGCGTGCGCTACGGCCCGAAGATGCTCATCGACCTCTACGCGCTGCCGGATGAGGGAGCCCCCTCGAAGCTCGGCACGGTCGAGGCGCCCTGGCAGGCCATGCTGCACGATTTCATCGCGACCGAGCGGCACCTCATCCTCTTCCTGGGGCCGGTGAAGCTCAATCTCCTGCGCGCGATGATGGGCCTCGCCGACTTCACGAAGCTCTTCCAGTGGAAGCCGGAGCTCGGAGCGCGGCTCATCGTCGTCCCCCTGGACGACATCCAGAGGCCACGCACCTTCGAGCTCGATGCCTTCTGGACCTGGCACTTCGCGAATGCCTTCGAGGAGGAAGGCGGTCCGTGCATCGACCTGTGCCGCTACCCGGAGTTCTCGCTCGACGGCATCGGCGAGACCGAGGAGAAGGGACCGCCCCCGCTGCTGACGCGCCTGCACCTGGACCTGAAGACCGGGAGGACGCGTGAGACGAAACTCTTCGACACGCCCTGTGAGTTCCCTCAACTGCACCCGCGGGTGCACGGGGCGCGTTACGGCACCCTCTTCGCGCAGACCGAGCGCCAGGGCGCGGACCGGAAGTACCCGGGGATTACGCGCATCGCGCTCGACGGCGGGAGCGGCGCGGAGTGGGCCGTGCCGGCCGGGCATGTGCCGAGCGAGCCCGTGCTCGTGCCGCGCGGCGAGGCGGAGGATGACGCCTTCGTGCTCGACCTCGTCTACGACGCGAAGAGCGACCACTCCTATGTCGCCGTCCTGGATGGACAGCACCTCGAGGACGGTCCCGTGGCGACCGTGCACTTCGACCACCCCATCCCCGTGACGTTCCACGGGGGCTTCGCCGCCGCGAGCTGA